The DNA window tATGGGAGACAAGTCCCTCacggaggggggggggggggtgtcgggaaaaaggaacaatgactttgcaaaaaagcaaaagccattttgaaacctgtttaaacgacattaaaaacttctgtttctataacatttgagtgattttcttctttttcttcactagtccacctctgacaggacttcttccatcctatatatggcaaatccattgccacacACACTGAGcaaataaattacttcaaatCACTTGCAAACAAAATCTGAGGTCTCCTGACTAACAAGGGTCCCACTCAGGAAGATGTCTTAACATTTACTATAAAGACTGAAGTCACCATTTCTGCTGAGTATGTGGTCTCTGGTCAGAAAAACTCTTTACACTCAAGAGCATCAGCCCGCTGGGTGTCACTGTTGCAACGTTAAGATACATCATGAAGCTTAATTTAACAAGAAATGTAAATAGACTCTTATGAAGTATCACAGTTTTCCTAAGACAGCCTAACATAAAACCCCAATTTATTACGATTGTATTTGCTTTTCACAATTCTAGTAAATTCATCAAGTTTTACATATCTGGAATGCAAGAATAAATTTACTATTCAGCTGCCAGATAAAAATGCCAGAGAAGAGGCTTGGGCAGGATATGCAAGTAATCAAATCAAATGGAATTCCAGAATTCCTAAGGGTCATCAGAActctttttttgctgtaagTTCCTTATGGGTTATTTttgattattaatttttagaGTATGCAGATTCTTTTTacaaatgaataataaataGCTGTTACAGTAGGAAAAGCAACAGGAAGTCAGGATAAATTTGATATACAAATTTTGCCTTTAGAAAATCCAATAAGTTCTGCAATGACATATTTGTGGATGTTATTTACAATTTCAAGTCTTACAAAAGCAACATTTTGGTAGTGGTGACAAATCAAACAGTACCTGTTCAGAACAAACACTTATGGGTTCTCTCAGAACAATCCAGATGACACTCTCAAGAAGAGGTGGAACAGTAAGAGAGCCAAAGTAAGTCCAGTAGTCCAGGGACTTGGGAAGCAGACAGCTAGGATCAAAGTTTGTGAATAGTGCTTTTTTACcctggaaattaaaagaaaaggtcatTTGTATTCTAGGTTAATTatatttagaattttatttcaaagaaaaaaaaagaaaaagaaaaagaaaaaacagggaaatgttatttaatgttatttataaGCAAGAGGTCAAGATAAATCATGCCAAAGGAGGTAGAGCTTGTTTCACTATCAGGTGGGCTGGCAGCATCCTGGATGATGGAGGTCCTCATCAGTCAGACCTTCTGACGAGGTCTTACCTCTGTgacagctttgctgctgctgtccctgctgctggcaggacacCATCAAAGGTGTCATTTTAGCACAGGCTCCCCTGAGTTACAAGTGACCATGAGATGGAAGTTGAATGGAGAGGACAGAAGATGTTAGATTTTCCATGTGGTCTCTGTGGGGCTGGCAGAGTAACCCCACAGGTTACTGCCACTGGCTCCTTTCACCATTTGCTCCTCCCAGGTCCAAGTGTTACTACTGTTTCTCTGTGTTCCAGCTACCAGGCCAGAGAGGACTGTACAAAACATCATGTTGAGAATCAGGCTGATTTATCTCACACAAACAATAGAATTATTTCTCACCTCCGTTATTTCTCACCCTGTACCTCAGCAAAACAGGGGAAATACTTCCCTCATCTTTTTCACATCTTTCCCTAAAGTATGTTCTTACCCTGCTACTATTCTGATAGCAACACATTCATCAGAGACTGGGTTCTGTGAGGAATTAGTCTTTTCCTCTGATCTTTTACTGTATAAAAACTGTCTACTTAGTTTTCAGCCTAAGAAAAATGCTCCTAAACTGTCTCAAACCAGATGTGGATAGCTATGATACCAGTAATCAGGAAACATGAAAGTGAAGGGAGTAGCAGCCAggtttcaaaaaataaaaaaaaaaaccaacatcaaaacaacaaaagcaactaccaatattagtatttttttagaaaaactcATTTACCTTGATTCTGATGGTGTCCAAGCGGTCAGTAATCTTCTTCAGCTGAGGGTTGCATTCACCAATCTattaaaaccagagaaaagagaaacactgGAGCTCcagggaaaataacaaaaataaataatcaaaaagCAAATGCATAATGAATCTGTTTTATATAAAGCTCCTTAAGTGACTGTGAGAGCTGATGGATTTTGTGAAGCAGCCCGTAACTAGCTGGTCCTTGGAAACAGTACTGGTCATAAAGAAGATCCGCTCCCTTGCTGATAATAATTGTTCTGGCTACCCATAGTAATTATTTCAGCTACAAATGAATCACAGACTTTTCACTACAGGAGAACAGAAACCATCATTGTTCATGTTTTAATATGCAAGATATTAAGTGGCAAGCTTACATctgtaatttaaattacttaaaacaTTGAGAATACTGTTCTTATGTATTCCAAGAAGAATCTGTCTGCTCAGAAGTCCAGTAAGACTTTCCCTTGAACCATTATAATGCAAACTTGAAAGACTGAATTAATGAAGCAGTTCTTTGCAACTGCTGCATGGAATGGCTTCCTGACTGTGCCAGCACCAGCACTAGCTGTGCTCAGGAAGCTGTGGCATCCACCGGAAACCACAGATTTGACCAAAGCCCTATCTTTTGCCATGGACTGTGTGAATTCTCCATCTGTTTCTTCATGCAGAAGTCAATGAAGCTGTTGCACAAGTTTAATTAATCTTAGAACAGGTACAAATGGCAAAAAGGTATATAAGAATTATAAGGAAATTCTCcagtttctggttttggtttctttattattattattttctagaaGAAACTACCAGCTCAGAAACAAACTGttaaagaaacatttgaatCAAATCAGATTGTCCCCATAAAGAAACCTATTAGTCAAGTACAGGTTATTTGGATCCATATAGGGGCAGCTGAATTAAGTTTCACATCTTATGCTGTACTGGAGTGCAAACTAGGCAAACAGACTCTCACTGTCTCAAAAAATCTCTtaatctgatatttttattcttcaagGAAGCATAGCTTTCCATATTGGCAGCTAAACACTATGAAGGAAACAAGTATAAAACAAGTATCTTTTTAGCAATAATTACACCAACCATCATGATTATCTCTTTGGGCTTATAATGCAGATTTATTAGGAGGGCTGGAGCATTCTTTTCTTACCTTCAGAAATACAGCCATGACTGCTAATCCATCTGACTGACGAGCTGCCTCAACAAAGCTGGAATACTTCTCTGCATTCCAATGGACCACATGAAGCTGAAAAGCAAGAGACACAGACAGCATCAACTCTCGCTGAACTGAAGCAGTGGCAAATGAATACTACAACTTTCTGGGTTAGATACTCTACTTCACTCTTTTGTATGCAGAGCCATTCAGTGCAGATATTTCATGAAATCAGTAAACATATAGTTCACACAAATGGTAAAAGTATTTCCAGGGGCTGGGATTATTCAAAGTTTAGCAGGAATCAGCACACCACAGTGCCTGGCAAACTGCTGTTGGGCCCCCAGATTTTGAATTGGGAAGTTAAGACAAGAAAGCCAAAGGTTATATAACTAAAGGTTTTAAATCCATATTTAGTacagctgattttaaaaagtgattgAAATTCATGAGGATGTCCTTAGTATTTTactcatctttttctttaatcaagCTTTCAGTAACATTAATCGGCCACATAAATAGCTAGAAAACAGGCAGAGGAACACACATTAAACTTGCACTGACCCCTTGTCCCTTGTTTAGTTCAAGctaaaaagcaacatttcatTTTTGATACTTTCCAAATGTTATTTTCTATGACCACCAGTAGTTAGGCCCTTACAACCAGCTTGATTATCTCAGGTTTGAGCATTTGCATTTCCAACATGTATTACTCTGGAACTGTCCTCTTGTACTTGCGTAAGCAGCTTAAAGACACCACCTAGCCaggtggaaaaaggaaaagcccaTGATCTCTGCTCCCACATCACCTAAGTCCCTCCTGCTCAACCAGGTTTCCTAATTCCTGACCACAATTCATGGTGGAAGCTCCTGGTTCTCAGGAAGCTCCAGGATATCCCAGCCTCAGGAGAGAGCATAAACAGTCACACAGCACTTACGTCTAAGTACttcaaaaacattaattacTGTCACAAATCCTCAATGGATTAGTAAATCTTATTACCCACAGTTTTTAGACAGAGACGCTCAGAAGCAGGGCATGAGATTGGCTTTTCTAAAATTGGTGGCCATCTTTTCAGACCTTGAACTTTAGGAGTGCTGAAAAGCAGCTTCATTGAATGACTTAAACTGGGATGTATCCCTGAAAAAAAGGCTTCCTTTTGGAATACAGCACTTACAAGACATCTAAAGTAAAAGCAATTTAGGAAAGCTGGAACTTGCTTTAAAGGTTTCCTATGGGAAATAACATAGCTGCATGGCTGAAATAGGGATCTAGGAGAATGAAGATTTTTACCCTAAATCTCAATCCTTGCCTAACCTCTCTGAGTTTCAATTTTTCATATCTCTTACTTGGTCTTACTTCATGTTAATTTTTGTTAAGCACTTGGGCTCTAAAATGCTGAAACATTACTTCCAGCAAGTAAGGAATATCACTGTAGTCAACAATAATACATGTATGGCCACGATGACACACATGCTGGCTCACAGCTTCAGAAATCCTTGAAGGAAAGTTgctaaaaatattataaattaaacCAGGAAGAGAACATAGTCCACTAAACCTTTCACAAGTGCATTAGTGTCCTGGAGCTCATAATGTCTGCACCACTCACTATTATAAGTTCACAGAAGCTACATTGAACAACTTTTAAACAATTACCTTTTAACAtacacaaaaaggaaacagatacTCTCAGTCAGAATTGACTTTTATTGtggatttgaaaaaaaaaaaagggaaaaaagctaacaaagaacaaaaaggaaaattcccACAACTACTAAGAGCCCACTCCACCCCCTCATAGCTttaccccaaaaaaacccaagcccaccatcccaaaaaacaaaaaaatccccaaagaaaCAGAGCTGTGAAACACTTTTGGGTATAGACCCCTTCTCAATGGCTGGTGACTTCTCTGTAAGGAATATATCCCGTCTTACCACCGCTCTGTCACTGCAGCTTGTGAAGAGATCTTGATCAGATCATATGTTGTCACAAAGAATGGAGCCACGGATCGCTTCTGCTTCCCGGTGGGATTA is part of the Chiroxiphia lanceolata isolate bChiLan1 chromosome 1, bChiLan1.pri, whole genome shotgun sequence genome and encodes:
- the LOC116796257 gene encoding carbonic anhydrase 13-like isoform X3; translated protein: MLTGGPLSGTYRLRQIHFHWGSNDEAGSEHAVDGMKYAAELHVVHWNAEKYSSFVEAARQSDGLAVMAVFLKIGECNPQLKKITDRLDTIRIKGKKALFTNFDPSCLLPKSLDYWTYFGSLTVPPLLESVIWIVLREPISVCSEQLAKFRSLLSTAEDEVACCLLRNYRPPQPLRGREVRRN
- the LOC116796257 gene encoding carbonic anhydrase 13-like isoform X2 — protein: MNYFFTLVSIETGLSVLTGGPLSGTYRLRQIHFHWGSNDEAGSEHAVDGMKYAAELHVVHWNAEKYSSFVEAARQSDGLAVMAVFLKIGECNPQLKKITDRLDTIRIKGKKALFTNFDPSCLLPKSLDYWTYFGSLTVPPLLESVIWIVLREPISVCSEQLAKFRSLLSTAEDEVACCLLRNYRPPQPLRGREVRRN